In Calditrichota bacterium, the sequence CCACTCCCCGTGTAAACGGAATGTAACGGGCAAATTTCACCATGTAAGGGTTTTTTCTAAAATACGGGACAAAAAGAGAATCCTTTAGCAGATTTTTTCGAACCGGCAGTTGGCTGCACAGCCTGAGAAGGGCCAGATCATTCTTCCTGGAAACCAGAAATTTCACAAATTGCCAGGCCGCTTTGGGATGGCGTGTTGTACTGAAAATAACGATATTTTTGGGATCACCATACGTGTACGAGGGACCCTTTTGACCGTCCGGTAAGGGGATTCGGGCAAAATCATAGTGAAGCCCCTTCGGTTTGTATTTTTCCGTGTGAATGATTTCCCAGGGGCCGGTAAACCGCGAAGCAACAATCTCCGTTAAAAATGGGTCTGTTTGAAATCGGGCCCTTGGAAAGATGGCTTCATTAAATCCTTCCTGAAAAAAGCGAAAGACTTCCACGCTGTTCTCATTGTCGAAAATAACCGTCCGCCCCTTTAGCAGGGTTTTCCCGCCGGAGGCCGCGATGTAAAACGGGTAGTAATCGAAAAAGCGGGTCCACCATTTTTCCCGGACATCCACGTAGCTCATCCATTGATCCGTTTGGCCGTCGCCGTTTAAATCGCGGGTCACTTTGCGCCCCACGTTAAGGTAATCGGAATAGGTTTGAGGAAAGGAATCCACGCCCACGGCTTTTAACATATCCACATTGTATTGAATCATCACGGGGTTGGTTTTCCAGGGAAACTGGTAAACGTGTCCGTCCAGATAGCGGCAGCCATCCACTAAATCCTTCGGAACACGGGACGTGAGAAGAGAATCGAAATCGGGAAAGGTGTCTAACCGCACCACGGCGCCGGCACGGGTAAATTGACCCATCGTACCCGGCCAGATATTTGAACAAATATCCGGGGTGGTTTTCGCTGCAATGGCCGCCAGCAGCACCTCCTCACTGGACTGACTGGCGGGGATGGGCTGCATTTTAATCTGGATTTTCGGATGCGCGGCATTCCATTGTTTGACCTCAAGAGCCGCCAGATTAATTTCATACTGATTGGCGGATGGCCAGTAGGTTAGTTGAACAACATCTTGTTTTTGCGAATGATTTTCGTTTCGGGCGCAATTTAATCCCAAAATAGTCAACACGATGAAACTACAAACAAGCCACGGAAACCGATGCATATTTTTCAAAAGGGATAATCCTCCGGTACCTGTTTAAAACATCAGTTGCAGGGAAAATTTTTGGATGTTCTCCAGCCGCCCAAAACTCGCGTAGGCGTAATCCACCTGAATTTTAGTCATTCCGTAAATGGACTGGTGCAACCCCAGCCCAAATGTAAGCCCCTCTTCACCATCCTGTAAAAAGAGCGATTTATAGCCCAACCGCAGCATAAAAAATTTTCTGAAGGCATATTCGGCACCCACATTAAGGGATTGGGTATTGTCACTGGGATGCTGGGCGTCCATGGCGAGGGTCAGGCGGTTTGAACCTCGATTCAGCAAATCGATTGCAACTCCCAAACGAAACAACAGAGGCAAATCCCAGGAATCCGTTTTTAATTCCGCCGGAATACGGGGATTATTTCCCATGATTCGGGGATCAATATCGTGGTACACCAGAATATCCCGTCCGTCCAGGCGCATGCTGGTTCCGAAATTGGAGAGGCTGGTTCCGATACGCAATCCCCTGAATTGGGTAATAAACAGCGTTCCGAAATCAATGGCAAAAGCAGAAGCCGTCATGTGCCAGATTTTTTGATGAATATATTTGGCATTAAACCCGATGGAAAACCGATCGGTGAGGTTTTTGGCGT encodes:
- a CDS encoding extracellular solute-binding protein, giving the protein MHRFPWLVCSFIVLTILGLNCARNENHSQKQDVVQLTYWPSANQYEINLAALEVKQWNAAHPKIQIKMQPIPASQSSEEVLLAAIAAKTTPDICSNIWPGTMGQFTRAGAVVRLDTFPDFDSLLTSRVPKDLVDGCRYLDGHVYQFPWKTNPVMIQYNVDMLKAVGVDSFPQTYSDYLNVGRKVTRDLNGDGQTDQWMSYVDVREKWWTRFFDYYPFYIAASGGKTLLKGRTVIFDNENSVEVFRFFQEGFNEAIFPRARFQTDPFLTEIVASRFTGPWEIIHTEKYKPKGLHYDFARIPLPDGQKGPSYTYGDPKNIVIFSTTRHPKAAWQFVKFLVSRKNDLALLRLCSQLPVRKNLLKDSLFVPYFRKNPYMVKFARYIPFTRGV
- a CDS encoding PorV/PorQ family protein, with the translated sequence MKKWVFLLIVLGIMPEFLFGQLYVKNVSKVGTTAAPFLEIGVGARAIGMGGAFVALANDASTMYWNPGGLSKLKSSFVLMEHSEWLAGISFDYANVILQLGEMGTIGGSFTSLSMADQMVRTVDRPDGTGERYSAGDLSVGLSYAKNLTDRFSIGFNAKYIHQKIWHMTASAFAIDFGTLFITQFRGLRIGTSLSNFGTSMRLDGRDILVYHDIDPRIMGNNPRIPAELKTDSWDLPLLFRLGVAIDLLNRGSNRLTLAMDAQHPSDNTQSLNVGAEYAFRKFFMLRLGYKSLFLQDGEEGLTFGLGLHQSIYGMTKIQVDYAYASFGRLENIQKFSLQLMF